A genomic segment from Neobacillus sp. YX16 encodes:
- a CDS encoding DUF421 domain-containing protein, producing MEHYLSIIFRTIFFYILILVIFRLMGKREIGELSILDLVVFIMIGELAIVAIDNPNKSLIHSSIPMVLLMLIQIVLATLSLKSKKFRDLVDGKPTIIINRGKIDEEAMRKQRYNFDDLLTQLREKDIRSIADVEFAILESSGSLSVIERMNNSDGKPKDGDITIPLIIDGNIEEENLTRINKTNLWLRQELKKMGYRDVRKISFCSFENGKFFVDIMDEE from the coding sequence GTGGAACATTACTTATCAATTATATTTCGAACCATATTTTTTTACATACTTATTCTTGTTATTTTTCGCTTAATGGGTAAAAGGGAAATTGGGGAGTTAAGTATTCTCGACCTAGTCGTTTTTATCATGATTGGTGAGTTAGCTATTGTCGCAATTGATAATCCGAATAAATCGTTGATTCATTCTTCGATTCCGATGGTTTTATTAATGCTTATACAAATTGTATTGGCAACACTTTCTTTAAAAAGTAAAAAATTTCGTGATCTTGTCGACGGTAAGCCAACCATTATCATAAATCGTGGAAAAATTGATGAAGAAGCAATGAGGAAACAGCGCTACAACTTTGATGATTTGCTTACCCAGCTAAGGGAAAAGGACATCAGGAGCATTGCAGACGTTGAGTTTGCCATTTTGGAATCTTCTGGTAGTTTATCCGTTATTGAAAGAATGAATAATAGTGATGGAAAGCCTAAGGATGGGGATATTACCATTCCATTAATCATTGATGGCAATATTGAAGAAGAAAATTTAACCCGCATTAATAAAACCAATCTATGGCTTCGCCAGGAATTAAAGAAGATGGGATATCGAGATGTTAGAAAAATATCCTTTTGCAGTTTTGAAAATGGCAAGTTCTTTGTTGATATTATGGACGAAGAGTAG
- a CDS encoding response regulator transcription factor encodes MGIRIMIADDHNVVRRGLAFFLKTQCDIEIIGEAGNGKEAVELARTLKPDLILMDLIMPEMDGIQATKIIKTEMPEIKIMMLTSFSDQDHVIPALEAGASGYQLKDIEPDELILCIKKIINGENQLHPKATSHLLANLSNKDKKDDNKLISELTKREMDVLREIARGKSNKEIASSLFITEKTVKTHVSNLLSKLELADRTQAALFAVKNQIVE; translated from the coding sequence ATGGGGATTCGGATTATGATTGCAGATGACCATAATGTGGTCAGAAGGGGATTAGCATTTTTTTTAAAAACACAATGTGATATTGAAATTATAGGCGAAGCGGGCAATGGTAAAGAAGCGGTTGAATTAGCAAGAACATTAAAACCGGACCTTATCCTTATGGATCTGATTATGCCGGAGATGGATGGAATACAAGCAACGAAAATAATTAAAACAGAAATGCCGGAAATAAAAATTATGATGCTGACTAGTTTTTCTGACCAGGATCATGTTATTCCAGCCTTAGAAGCAGGTGCCTCCGGCTACCAGTTAAAAGACATCGAGCCTGATGAATTGATCCTCTGTATTAAAAAAATCATCAATGGTGAAAATCAGCTTCATCCAAAAGCCACTTCACATTTGCTTGCCAATTTATCGAATAAAGACAAGAAAGATGATAACAAGTTAATTTCTGAATTAACAAAGAGAGAAATGGATGTTCTTAGAGAAATTGCTAGAGGAAAGAGCAATAAGGAAATCGCCTCCTCCCTATTCATTACGGAAAAAACTGTGAAAACTCACGTTTCTAATCTTTTATCCAAACTGGAATTAGCAGACCGAACCCAAGCGGCTCTTTTTGCAGTTAAGAATCAAATAGTGGAGTGA
- a CDS encoding post-transcriptional regulator, protein MEKNHAYNHFRTQVEPALISKLEEFRLLGYKEVSNSGLWDYLTRKKWKKIKEEIRIYEIIDDILSVKVSDYISFTTIQTYKNHDFNLEDENEMKELLK, encoded by the coding sequence TTGGAGAAAAACCACGCTTACAATCATTTTCGCACTCAGGTTGAACCAGCATTAATAAGCAAGCTGGAAGAATTTCGCCTGCTAGGTTACAAAGAAGTTTCAAATAGTGGACTTTGGGATTATCTAACAAGAAAGAAATGGAAGAAGATTAAAGAGGAAATTAGAATTTATGAAATTATTGATGATATCCTTTCGGTTAAGGTAAGTGATTACATCAGCTTTACGACTATTCAAACGTATAAGAACCATGATTTTAATCTAGAAGATGAAAATGAAATGAAAGAATTATTAAAATAA
- the tgt gene encoding tRNA guanosine(34) transglycosylase Tgt yields the protein MTAIRYEFIKTCKQTGARLGRVHTPHGSFDTPAFMPVGTLATVKTMSPEDLKEMGAGIILSNTYHLWLRPGNEIIKEAGGLHKFMNWDRAILTDSGGFQVFSLSEFRKIEEEGVHFRNHMSGEKLFLSPEKAMEIQNDLGSDIMMAFDECPPFPATYEYMQKSVERTSRWAERCLNAHQRPNDQGLFGIVQGGEFEELRKQSAKDLVSLDFPGYAVGGLSVGEPKDVMNRVLEFTTPLLPSDKPRYLMGVGSPDSLIDGAIRGIDMFDCVLPTRIARNGTLMTSTGRLVVKNAKFAKDFGPLDPDCDCYTCRNYSRAYIRHLIKCDETFGIRLTSYHNLYFLLRLMEKVRQAIREDRLGDFREEFFERYGFNKPNAKNF from the coding sequence TTGACTGCAATAAGATATGAATTTATCAAAACATGTAAGCAAACGGGTGCCCGTTTAGGAAGGGTACATACACCGCATGGTTCTTTTGACACTCCTGCATTTATGCCGGTAGGAACACTTGCAACCGTAAAAACGATGTCTCCAGAGGATCTAAAGGAAATGGGTGCCGGTATTATTTTAAGTAATACCTATCACTTATGGCTTCGTCCGGGGAATGAAATTATTAAGGAAGCTGGCGGTCTTCATAAGTTTATGAACTGGGACCGGGCTATTTTAACAGATTCTGGCGGCTTTCAGGTTTTCAGTTTGAGTGAATTCCGAAAAATTGAAGAAGAAGGTGTTCATTTCCGTAACCATATGAGCGGTGAAAAATTATTTTTATCACCGGAAAAAGCAATGGAAATTCAAAATGACCTTGGTTCTGATATTATGATGGCATTTGATGAATGTCCGCCGTTCCCAGCCACCTATGAATACATGCAAAAATCAGTAGAGAGAACCTCTCGTTGGGCTGAGCGCTGTTTAAATGCTCATCAAAGACCAAATGATCAAGGCCTTTTTGGAATTGTTCAAGGTGGAGAGTTTGAGGAGCTCAGGAAGCAGAGTGCTAAAGACTTAGTTTCGCTTGATTTTCCTGGATACGCAGTTGGTGGACTTTCTGTTGGTGAACCTAAAGACGTTATGAATCGCGTACTTGAATTCACTACACCATTATTACCTTCAGACAAACCACGTTACCTTATGGGCGTGGGGTCACCGGATTCCTTGATTGATGGAGCGATTCGTGGGATTGATATGTTTGACTGTGTCCTGCCAACACGAATAGCAAGAAATGGAACATTGATGACGAGCACTGGTCGGCTAGTGGTGAAAAACGCTAAATTTGCAAAGGATTTCGGTCCACTTGATCCAGATTGTGATTGCTACACATGCCGAAATTACAGCAGGGCATATATTCGCCACTTAATTAAATGTGATGAAACCTTCGGAATTAGATTAACATCTTATCATAACCTATATTTTCTGTTAAGATTGATGGAGAAGGTCAGACAAGCTATCCGAGAGGACCGGCTTGGTGATTTCCGAGAAGAGTTTTTTGAACGTTATGGTTTTAACAAACCGAACGCGAAAAATTTCTAA
- a CDS encoding S-adenosylmethionine:tRNA ribosyltransferase-isomerase, with protein MAATAFDFYLPSELNATHPPERRGIRRDHVKMMVLNKQTGNVRHDQFFKLADYLKPGDLVVMNNSRTVPAILQAGLIRSTKQIHSEVEIRLARRRNEEIWDVLIVTDEVNLGDILHFSPDLTAVVIDIRKESPLKTILFSKKGTDLFNSIYALGEPVRYEYIHKKWELDYYQTVFASQPGSVEMPSAGRAFSWELLFNLQRKGIELDFIQLHTGLSYLLDDDYEPSPTDNYEEYHLSEKTIEKIHMTKAAGGRVIAVGTTVVRALESAGVTGELNGVTNLYINQSFPLKMVDGIITGFHEPKASHLDMLTAFVPQDMLWSAYEEAIEQQYLWHEFGDMNLIL; from the coding sequence ATGGCAGCAACCGCATTTGATTTCTATTTACCTTCAGAGTTAAATGCTACACATCCCCCCGAAAGACGTGGCATAAGAAGAGATCATGTGAAAATGATGGTTTTAAATAAGCAAACTGGCAATGTTAGGCATGACCAATTTTTCAAACTTGCTGATTATCTTAAGCCGGGTGACCTAGTTGTCATGAACAACAGTAGAACTGTTCCTGCAATACTACAAGCCGGTTTGATTAGAAGTACAAAGCAAATCCATTCAGAAGTTGAAATTAGGCTGGCAAGACGGCGTAATGAGGAGATTTGGGATGTGTTAATTGTGACAGATGAGGTTAATTTGGGTGATATCCTGCATTTTTCGCCAGATCTGACCGCAGTTGTCATCGATATAAGAAAAGAATCACCATTAAAGACAATTCTTTTCTCAAAAAAAGGAACAGACCTATTTAATAGTATTTATGCACTTGGGGAACCAGTTCGCTACGAATATATCCATAAGAAATGGGAGCTGGATTATTATCAAACGGTTTTTGCAAGCCAGCCTGGTTCCGTTGAAATGCCATCAGCGGGAAGAGCCTTCAGCTGGGAGTTGTTATTCAACCTTCAGCGGAAGGGAATAGAGCTTGATTTTATTCAGCTTCATACCGGACTAAGCTATTTATTAGATGACGATTATGAACCATCACCAACTGATAATTACGAAGAATATCATCTGTCTGAAAAAACGATTGAAAAAATCCACATGACAAAAGCTGCCGGTGGAAGGGTAATTGCAGTGGGAACAACCGTGGTGAGAGCACTAGAGAGTGCAGGAGTCACTGGCGAGCTCAATGGTGTGACCAATCTTTATATTAATCAAAGTTTCCCACTGAAAATGGTTGATGGAATTATTACAGGTTTCCATGAACCAAAGGCTAGTCACCTTGACATGCTTACTGCGTTCGTTCCTCAGGATATGTTATGGAGTGCTTATGAAGAAGCAATTGAACAGCAATACCTATGGCATGAGTTTGGAGATATGAATCTAATATTATAA
- a CDS encoding TIGR04086 family membrane protein — protein sequence MKGESQIESKSFGTAILYGLIFIFLFAIVSSLIFASILRFTSVREVSLQYIVTAVSFIGLFGGGFLSGGKRKQKGWLIGGLTGLIYSFIVFLFQYLGFDRLFDVEQVIYHVCYTLIAMMGGILGVNIATNNSRTA from the coding sequence ATGAAGGGGGAGAGTCAAATCGAATCAAAAAGCTTTGGTACAGCTATTTTGTACGGGTTGATTTTTATTTTCTTATTTGCGATTGTCAGCAGCCTCATTTTCGCATCTATTCTCAGATTTACGTCTGTTCGGGAAGTCTCACTTCAATACATTGTAACCGCCGTTTCCTTTATTGGACTATTTGGAGGAGGTTTTCTCTCTGGTGGAAAGCGGAAGCAAAAGGGCTGGCTAATCGGTGGGTTAACAGGCTTAATTTACAGCTTTATTGTCTTTTTGTTCCAATATTTAGGATTTGACCGCCTGTTTGATGTTGAACAGGTTATCTACCATGTTTGCTATACGTTAATTGCCATGATGGGTGGAATACTAGGGGTAAATATAGCAACAAACAACTCGAGAACAGCATAG
- a CDS encoding GAF domain-containing sensor histidine kinase, with product MSRNEEIGILKEIAELLNEGVDSKTVLAGVLRKLLHLTGLQTGWIFLIDEKGQHQLAAKESLPEPLAQQDNQRMCKGDCWCVSRYNNGKLNKAVNIIECQRIENVIFEKAGETGGLTHHATVPLRAGNERFGLLNVGSPYKTHFQKDELALLEAVAFQIGTSLKRINLTQREQETALISERNRLARDLHDSVNQLLFSLSLTARAGREMTENEEVKQTFAYIQDLSQEALGEMRALIWQLKPQGLENGIISALKSYAEMLGLSIYAKLTGISSFPEKIEEALWRIGQEALGNCKKHSQSTHVSLDLNRSSDSVTMKIQDQGCGFFYDESFELPSFGLKNMKARAEALNGTFQINSKPGSGTEIKIKIPI from the coding sequence ATGTCTAGAAATGAAGAAATCGGCATTTTAAAGGAAATAGCTGAACTTTTGAACGAAGGCGTAGATTCCAAGACTGTTTTAGCAGGGGTATTAAGAAAACTTCTACACCTAACCGGACTGCAAACAGGATGGATTTTTCTAATAGATGAAAAAGGGCAGCATCAACTGGCCGCCAAAGAGTCTTTACCTGAACCATTGGCACAACAAGATAATCAAAGAATGTGTAAGGGTGATTGCTGGTGTGTCAGTCGGTATAACAACGGTAAATTGAACAAGGCGGTTAACATTATAGAATGTCAGCGAATTGAGAATGTAATCTTCGAAAAAGCTGGAGAAACAGGAGGTCTGACCCATCATGCTACTGTCCCGTTAAGAGCTGGGAATGAACGATTTGGATTATTAAATGTCGGGTCTCCTTATAAAACACATTTTCAAAAAGATGAACTAGCACTTCTTGAGGCTGTTGCCTTTCAAATAGGAACCTCTCTAAAAAGAATAAACTTAACGCAAAGAGAGCAGGAGACAGCTCTCATTTCCGAGCGGAATCGACTCGCACGGGATTTGCATGACTCCGTTAACCAATTACTATTTTCACTAAGTTTGACTGCAAGGGCAGGAAGAGAAATGACTGAAAACGAAGAGGTTAAACAAACCTTTGCCTATATTCAAGATCTCTCTCAGGAAGCACTTGGTGAAATGAGAGCGCTCATTTGGCAGTTAAAACCGCAGGGACTTGAAAATGGAATCATTAGTGCATTAAAAAGCTATGCTGAGATGCTCGGGTTAAGTATTTACGCAAAACTAACAGGAATCTCAAGCTTTCCTGAGAAAATAGAGGAAGCTTTGTGGAGAATTGGCCAGGAAGCGCTGGGCAATTGTAAGAAGCATTCACAATCAACACATGTTTCTTTAGATTTAAATAGAAGCAGTGATTCTGTAACAATGAAAATTCAAGATCAGGGTTGTGGTTTCTTTTACGATGAGAGTTTTGAACTGCCATCGTTTGGATTAAAGAATATGAAGGCACGAGCAGAGGCGTTAAATGGTACGTTTCAAATAAATAGTAAACCGGGAAGCGGAACGGAGATTAAAATAAAAATTCCAATCTAG
- the yajC gene encoding preprotein translocase subunit YajC, whose product MQGLGSIIPLILMFVLFYFLLIRPQQKRTKAVAQMQNELKKGDKIVTIGGLHGFVDSIDESKVVIKCGDGSRLTYDRNAIREVTESAKTSTTAEVSLEK is encoded by the coding sequence ATGCAAGGACTTGGTTCAATCATTCCATTAATATTAATGTTTGTATTATTTTATTTCCTACTAATTCGTCCGCAGCAAAAACGTACTAAAGCAGTTGCTCAAATGCAAAACGAATTGAAAAAAGGTGATAAAATTGTCACGATTGGCGGTTTACATGGTTTTGTCGATTCAATCGATGAAAGCAAAGTCGTGATCAAATGTGGAGACGGCAGCCGTCTAACATATGACCGTAATGCAATTCGTGAAGTAACGGAATCTGCAAAAACTTCTACAACAGCAGAAGTTTCTTTAGAGAAGTAA
- a CDS encoding VOC family protein, with the protein MRFHHFAIEVKDLETSITFYRKYLGLHETDRLYFNEENIVFLANNEFRLELISGGQQKASQGIHICLEVENLQEIIRKFNEYAISALEGPYKLNNGWETVFYEGPDNEIIEFLQIREKADH; encoded by the coding sequence ATGCGTTTTCACCATTTTGCAATTGAAGTAAAGGACTTGGAGACATCAATAACTTTCTATCGAAAGTATCTGGGTCTCCATGAAACGGATCGACTTTACTTTAATGAAGAGAATATTGTTTTTTTAGCAAATAATGAATTCAGGCTTGAACTGATTTCTGGAGGACAACAAAAGGCCTCTCAGGGTATTCACATCTGTTTAGAAGTCGAAAATCTGCAAGAGATAATCAGGAAATTTAACGAATATGCTATTTCAGCATTAGAAGGTCCCTACAAGCTAAACAACGGCTGGGAAACCGTTTTTTATGAAGGGCCTGACAATGAGATAATTGAATTTTTACAGATTAGGGAGAAAGCTGACCATTAA
- the ruvA gene encoding Holliday junction branch migration protein RuvA, whose product MYEFIKGTVEFVGPEYIVIENNGIGFQISTPNPFIYSGKMNTNVTVYTYHYVREDLMALYGFESREEKKLFTKLLNVSGIGPKGALAILASGEVQQVVSAIENEDESFLVKFPGVGKKTARQMILDLKGKLQDIVPDYFPNLFNADKFATQQSTNTAFEEAVLALKALGYSDKEVKKISPELRKEQLSTDQYIKKALQRLLK is encoded by the coding sequence GTGTACGAATTTATTAAAGGAACCGTTGAGTTTGTAGGTCCTGAGTATATTGTAATCGAGAATAATGGAATAGGCTTCCAAATTTCAACGCCGAATCCGTTTATTTATTCTGGTAAAATGAATACTAATGTTACTGTCTATACATATCACTACGTCCGTGAGGATCTAATGGCTTTATATGGTTTCGAGTCTAGAGAAGAAAAAAAGCTGTTTACGAAATTATTAAATGTTTCAGGGATTGGACCAAAGGGTGCGCTGGCCATCTTGGCTTCGGGTGAGGTCCAGCAGGTCGTTTCAGCTATCGAAAATGAAGATGAGAGCTTCTTAGTCAAGTTCCCAGGGGTCGGCAAGAAAACAGCAAGACAAATGATCCTTGATTTAAAAGGAAAATTACAGGATATTGTTCCGGATTATTTCCCGAATTTATTTAATGCCGATAAATTCGCAACACAACAATCGACTAATACCGCTTTTGAAGAGGCAGTTCTTGCGTTAAAAGCCCTTGGCTACTCTGACAAAGAAGTGAAAAAGATTTCACCAGAGTTAAGAAAAGAACAGCTGTCAACCGACCAGTATATTAAAAAAGCCCTGCAGCGGCTTTTAAAATAA
- the ruvB gene encoding Holliday junction branch migration DNA helicase RuvB — translation MNERIISSEADQSEISLEQSLRPQTLKQYIGQDQVKKSLEIFIEAARLRKETLDHVLLYGPPGLGKTTLAVIIANEMGVNIRTTSGPAIERPGDLAAILTALEPGDVLFIDEIHRLPRQIEEVLYPAMEDFCLDIVIGKGPSARSVRLDLPPFTLVGATTRAGSLSAPLRDRFGVLSRLEYYKEDQLKNIVLRTADLFETKIDEQSASEIARRARGTPRIANRLLRRVRDFAQVKGNGEIDIDLARESLELLQVDKLGLDHIDHKLLKGIIERFRGGPVGLDTIAASIGEESETIEDVYEPYLLQIGFLQRTPRGRMVTELVYRHFGMEPPKQ, via the coding sequence ATGAATGAGAGAATTATTTCTAGTGAAGCAGACCAGAGCGAAATCTCCTTAGAGCAAAGCCTCAGGCCGCAAACGTTAAAACAATACATTGGTCAAGATCAAGTGAAAAAAAGTCTAGAGATTTTCATTGAGGCGGCAAGACTCCGCAAGGAAACATTGGACCATGTTCTGCTTTACGGGCCTCCTGGATTAGGGAAGACGACTCTTGCCGTTATTATTGCCAATGAAATGGGTGTAAACATCCGGACAACCTCAGGTCCTGCCATAGAAAGACCTGGTGATTTAGCCGCGATTCTTACCGCACTCGAACCCGGTGACGTTTTGTTTATTGATGAAATCCACCGGCTGCCAAGACAGATTGAAGAGGTGCTTTATCCGGCTATGGAGGATTTTTGTCTGGATATCGTCATTGGAAAAGGACCAAGTGCCCGTTCAGTACGACTGGATCTTCCGCCGTTTACGCTTGTCGGTGCTACAACGAGGGCTGGCTCTTTATCCGCTCCGCTTCGCGATCGATTTGGAGTTTTAAGCAGACTCGAGTATTATAAGGAAGACCAGTTGAAAAATATTGTTTTACGAACAGCAGATTTATTTGAAACGAAAATAGACGAACAGTCTGCTTCCGAGATTGCCAGAAGAGCGAGGGGAACCCCTAGGATTGCCAACCGTTTACTTCGCAGGGTAAGAGACTTTGCGCAGGTAAAAGGTAATGGTGAAATTGATATCGACTTGGCTCGGGAGTCATTAGAGCTTTTGCAGGTAGACAAACTCGGCCTAGACCATATTGACCATAAGCTCCTTAAAGGAATTATTGAAAGATTCCGAGGTGGACCTGTGGGGCTTGATACGATTGCAGCATCTATAGGAGAAGAATCTGAAACGATTGAAGATGTTTATGAACCGTATTTACTGCAAATTGGCTTTTTACAAAGGACACCAAGAGGTAGAATGGTAACAGAATTAGTCTATCGCCATTTCGGCATGGAGCCGCCAAAACAGTAA
- the spoVB gene encoding stage V sporulation protein B, translating into MSKFLKGTFILLIAGLITRVLGFINRIVIARSIGEEGVGLYMMAFPTFILVVTLTQMGLPVAISKNIAEAEARGNHQEIKKILVVSLAITISLSLIFTPALILLAPILSTTLFTDPRTFYPLIAIAPVVPVIAVSSVLRGYFQGRQNMRPSAISQILEQLVRITLIAVMTKAFLPYGIEYAAAAAMVAAIVGEVASLIYLLTTFKLKKRFKLRKNFFQFVHSGKKTFKDLMEIALPTMGSRMIGSVSWFFEPIVVAHSLALAGVMAIEATKQYGSLTGFAMPLLMLPSFVTYSLATSLVPAISEANSQNNHQLIEHRLQQALRFAFLSGGLSVIVLYVLADPLMELMYGSTKGSYFIRIMAPFFLFYYYQGPLQAVLQALNLARAAMINSLIGAVIKTAVIFLLASQPAFGITGVALGIIVGFVLVTMLHFATVLKKISFSFHIRDYLKGAIIMGISAWIGYWLFNHILLGEHLAIRVLSATFGMSFIYIFLLILAGLIKKEELRRIPIIRNLIPI; encoded by the coding sequence ATGTCGAAGTTTTTAAAAGGGACCTTTATCCTATTAATAGCGGGATTAATTACGAGAGTGCTTGGATTTATTAACAGAATTGTCATAGCTCGAAGTATTGGTGAAGAAGGGGTCGGCCTCTATATGATGGCTTTTCCCACCTTTATCCTTGTTGTGACCTTAACACAAATGGGACTGCCTGTCGCCATATCAAAAAATATTGCTGAAGCAGAAGCAAGAGGAAATCACCAAGAAATTAAAAAAATCCTTGTGGTTTCTCTGGCCATAACTATCTCGCTTTCGCTTATCTTTACACCAGCTCTCATTTTGTTAGCACCGATTCTGTCTACTACACTCTTTACGGATCCAAGAACGTTTTATCCTTTAATCGCGATTGCACCCGTTGTACCTGTTATCGCCGTCTCCTCTGTTTTAAGAGGGTATTTCCAGGGCAGACAAAACATGCGTCCTTCAGCAATATCACAGATTTTAGAGCAGCTTGTGAGAATTACCTTAATTGCCGTTATGACTAAAGCATTTCTGCCTTACGGGATTGAATATGCTGCAGCAGCGGCAATGGTAGCTGCCATCGTTGGTGAAGTGGCATCATTAATCTATCTCTTGACTACCTTTAAATTAAAGAAACGATTTAAGCTAAGAAAGAATTTTTTCCAATTCGTCCATTCCGGAAAGAAAACCTTCAAAGATTTGATGGAAATCGCATTACCGACAATGGGAAGCAGAATGATTGGATCAGTATCGTGGTTTTTTGAACCGATAGTAGTTGCCCATAGCCTAGCACTTGCTGGTGTTATGGCAATTGAAGCTACAAAACAATACGGATCTCTGACTGGTTTTGCCATGCCATTATTAATGCTGCCTTCGTTTGTTACTTATTCATTAGCCACCTCTCTTGTCCCAGCTATTAGCGAAGCCAATTCACAAAATAACCATCAGTTGATTGAACATCGCCTGCAGCAGGCATTACGTTTTGCTTTTTTAAGCGGCGGTTTGTCCGTTATTGTCCTTTATGTGCTGGCAGACCCATTGATGGAGCTCATGTATGGTTCAACAAAAGGTTCTTACTTTATTCGCATCATGGCACCATTCTTTTTATTTTATTATTATCAGGGTCCTCTTCAGGCAGTATTACAAGCACTTAACCTGGCAAGAGCAGCAATGATCAATAGTTTAATTGGAGCTGTTATAAAAACAGCTGTCATCTTTCTACTCGCTTCACAGCCTGCCTTCGGGATAACTGGAGTGGCATTGGGTATTATTGTGGGTTTCGTGTTAGTAACCATGCTGCATTTTGCCACTGTTCTAAAGAAAATTTCTTTTAGCTTTCACATACGAGATTACCTAAAAGGAGCCATCATTATGGGCATCTCTGCTTGGATTGGCTATTGGTTATTTAATCACATTCTTCTTGGTGAGCATTTAGCCATAAGAGTATTGTCGGCTACTTTTGGAATGAGCTTCATCTACATTTTCCTATTAATACTCGCTGGCCTAATTAAAAAAGAAGAACTCAGAAGAATACCAATCATTCGTAATTTAATTCCGATTTGA
- the queA gene encoding tRNA preQ1(34) S-adenosylmethionine ribosyltransferase-isomerase QueA: MKVDLFDFHLPEELIAQVPLQNRTDSRLMVVNKETGVIKHEIFKNISEYLREEDCLVLNDTKVLPARLFGVKKDTGAKIEVLLLKQLEGDQWETLVKPAKRIKEGTEIDFGDGLLTAVCTRSSEHGGRVLEFHYEGIFYEILNQLGEMPLPPYIKEQLEDRDRYQTVFAREPGSAAAPTAGLHFTEELLNEVREKGVHVAFITLHVGLGTFRPVSVDDVLEHDMHSEFYMITEGTARLLNEVRQNGGRIITVGTTSTRTLETIASENNGSFIESSGWTNIFIYPGYEFKAIDGMITNFHLPKSTLIMLVSALAGRENILHAYTTAVNERYRFFSFGDAMLII, encoded by the coding sequence ATGAAGGTAGATTTATTTGATTTTCATTTGCCTGAAGAACTGATTGCACAAGTTCCGCTTCAAAACCGGACGGATAGCAGGTTAATGGTAGTGAATAAGGAAACAGGCGTTATAAAGCATGAAATTTTTAAAAATATTAGTGAATATTTGCGTGAAGAGGATTGCCTTGTCTTAAACGATACAAAGGTACTTCCTGCACGCCTTTTTGGTGTGAAAAAGGATACTGGGGCCAAAATTGAAGTATTACTGCTAAAGCAGCTTGAGGGCGATCAATGGGAGACACTTGTGAAGCCAGCCAAGCGTATTAAAGAAGGTACAGAAATTGATTTTGGTGATGGATTACTTACCGCGGTTTGTACACGAAGCTCTGAGCATGGCGGGCGGGTATTGGAGTTTCATTATGAAGGTATTTTTTACGAGATTTTGAATCAATTAGGAGAAATGCCATTACCGCCTTATATTAAAGAACAGCTTGAAGACAGAGACCGGTATCAAACGGTGTTTGCACGTGAACCGGGTTCTGCCGCTGCCCCAACAGCTGGGCTTCATTTTACGGAAGAGCTGCTGAATGAAGTGAGAGAAAAAGGGGTTCATGTTGCGTTTATTACGCTTCATGTTGGACTTGGGACGTTCAGACCTGTAAGTGTTGATGATGTCCTAGAGCATGATATGCACTCCGAATTTTATATGATTACGGAAGGAACAGCACGATTGCTCAATGAAGTGCGTCAAAATGGCGGGAGAATTATTACCGTTGGAACCACATCGACCCGGACACTTGAAACCATCGCTTCCGAGAACAATGGTTCCTTTATTGAAAGCAGCGGATGGACAAATATTTTTATCTATCCTGGGTACGAATTTAAGGCTATTGATGGAATGATTACGAATTTCCACTTGCCAAAATCAACGTTGATCATGCTTGTTAGTGCGTTAGCGGGGAGAGAAAATATATTGCATGCCTATACAACTGCTGTAAATGAACGCTATCGCTTTTTCAGCTTTGGCGACGCAATGCTCATCATCTAG